AATATCTCAACAGACAGACCGCTGCATATTGGGACGGCAGGGACCAATCGGGTGCATCGGTTGTCAGTGGCGTCTATTTCTATACATTAGAGGCGGAAACCTTTTCAGAGACACAACGTATGGTTATTCGGAAATAGTTATGCTTCCGTGGGGACAACATGAAAAACATCCTCCTCATCCGGCTCAGTTCACTTGGCGATATTGTGCTGACTTCGCCAGCAATCCGTGCGGTGCGGCAGCACTTTCCGCAGGCGCATATCTCGATGTTAGTGGCGAAGCAGTCGGCAGATCTGCTCACGGAAAATCCGCATTTGGACGAAGTGATTCCGTTCGACCGAAAAGCGGGGAATAAGGATACCGGTGAAATGCGACGGAT
This region of Candidatus Poribacteria bacterium genomic DNA includes:
- a CDS encoding T9SS type A sorting domain-containing protein produces the protein MLPMKILQIILACFTLLIGPAVQVRIYDLQGARIRQLDIGQRGAGQYLNRQTAAYWDGRDQSGASVVSGVYFYTLEAETFSETQRMVIRK